The following coding sequences are from one Desulfocurvus vexinensis DSM 17965 window:
- the phnH gene encoding phosphonate C-P lyase system protein PhnH, with product MNTDLNSKALASVWSPAAQQLSFRKLMTAFSFPGRIEAMTPEIQNKDFTVLRMILATLTDGEVTVADPHHMIDDHDWSKLETNRETPEKARFIVARGDIAPMFSPGLGSLECPEMGATIILRVEHLGRGEPLVLRGPGIQSVKEVACSGLGAAWLCKRQEWNGAFPLGVDMILFDASRVIALPRTTRITTKEGKSWDM from the coding sequence ATGAACACTGACTTAAACAGCAAAGCACTCGCCTCCGTATGGTCACCAGCGGCGCAGCAACTCTCTTTTCGCAAACTGATGACCGCCTTCTCCTTCCCTGGCCGTATTGAAGCCATGACGCCGGAAATCCAGAACAAGGATTTCACCGTGTTGCGCATGATTTTGGCAACCTTGACCGATGGAGAAGTCACCGTCGCCGACCCGCATCACATGATTGACGATCATGACTGGTCAAAACTTGAGACAAACAGGGAGACACCGGAAAAAGCGCGGTTCATCGTCGCTCGCGGCGACATTGCACCGATGTTTTCTCCCGGCCTCGGTTCTCTGGAGTGCCCCGAAATGGGAGCGACCATCATTCTGCGTGTTGAACACCTCGGCCGGGGCGAACCTCTGGTATTGCGAGGCCCTGGAATTCAATCGGTAAAGGAAGTCGCCTGCTCGGGCCTGGGCGCGGCCTGGTTGTGCAAGCGGCAGGAGTGGAATGGTGCGTTTCCCCTGGGGGTGGACATGATTCTCTTCGACGCGTCGCGAGTCATTGCCTTGCCGCGCACCACCCGGATCACGACAAAGGAAGGAAAATCATGGGATATGTAG
- a CDS encoding carbon-phosphorus lyase complex subunit PhnI codes for MGYVAIKGGGIAIKGSQEALEALRAAEGEQGVPLSLSAIENQLRLLTSRIVSEGGLYHPRLAALAIKQMQGDTLEAAFALRAYRSTKPRLMSTPVQETSRMRVIRRISSAFKDIPGGQMLGPTYDYALRLMRIDLADESPEVFREIAAKFMADTPGDALPETFPKVVEALRKDGLLPKAPAHDIEPFDITREPLIFPIPRSAVLSSMARAETGSLLALAYSNMRGYGDIHPTIAELRVGYLPVYLPHPVTGEEIEAGEVLITECEVVAMYENSDNKSKPVFTLGYGACFGHNETKAISMAVLDRALQKGMKEGPTNPSEDPEFVVLHVDGVDSMGFANHYKMPHYVTFQSDMDRLRTTQAKAEQKRGNKK; via the coding sequence ATGGGATATGTAGCGATCAAAGGTGGCGGCATCGCCATCAAGGGGTCACAGGAAGCGCTTGAAGCGCTGCGTGCCGCCGAGGGAGAGCAGGGCGTTCCTCTTTCTCTTTCAGCCATCGAGAATCAATTGCGTCTGCTCACCTCACGAATCGTTTCCGAAGGTGGGCTGTACCACCCGCGCCTGGCCGCCCTGGCGATCAAACAGATGCAAGGGGACACGCTTGAGGCGGCATTCGCCCTGCGTGCCTATCGTTCCACCAAGCCGCGCCTGATGTCGACGCCGGTACAGGAGACCAGTCGCATGCGTGTCATCCGTCGCATTTCCAGCGCCTTTAAGGACATACCAGGAGGGCAGATGCTGGGGCCGACCTATGATTATGCGCTGCGATTGATGCGGATCGACCTGGCGGATGAGTCTCCCGAGGTATTTCGGGAAATCGCCGCGAAGTTCATGGCCGACACTCCGGGCGATGCTTTGCCGGAAACCTTTCCCAAGGTTGTGGAGGCGCTGCGCAAGGACGGCTTGCTGCCGAAAGCCCCTGCCCACGACATCGAGCCTTTCGACATTACGAGAGAACCCCTCATTTTCCCCATTCCGCGCTCGGCGGTGCTGTCGAGCATGGCGCGGGCCGAGACCGGATCGCTCCTCGCCCTCGCCTATTCCAACATGCGGGGTTATGGCGACATTCATCCGACCATCGCCGAACTGCGCGTCGGTTATCTCCCGGTTTACTTACCCCATCCGGTAACAGGGGAAGAGATTGAGGCCGGCGAGGTGCTGATCACGGAATGCGAGGTGGTCGCCATGTATGAAAACAGCGACAACAAGAGCAAGCCGGTGTTCACGCTCGGCTACGGAGCCTGCTTTGGTCACAACGAAACCAAGGCCATATCCATGGCGGTACTGGATCGCGCCCTGCAAAAGGGCATGAAGGAAGGTCCGACGAATCCGTCGGAAGATCCGGAATTTGTTGTCCTGCATGTCGACGGCGTGGATTCCATGGGGTTCGCGAACCATTACAAGATGCCGCACTATGTGACGTTCCAGTCGGATATGGACCGGTTGCGCACGACCCAGGCGAAAGCAGAGCAAAAAAGAGGAAATAAAAAATGA
- a CDS encoding alpha-D-ribose 1-methylphosphonate 5-phosphate C-P-lyase PhnJ has protein sequence MNPYYELPQDEAGYSFGFLDEYAKREVRRNILKAICIPGYQTPYASREMPMGRGFGTGGLQLTLSLIGWGDTLKVIDQGADDSVNAVNLRHFIELTCPGVDTTEQTREATLIQSRHRVPERQLTNAQVLVLQVPYPDPLVVVEPSEARRKIMHGEGDYSRLLTKLYEDIVRFDEITISHRYPTRINGHYVLDPSPIPRFDIPKLNQSPALILFGAGREKKIYAVPPYTNAEPLAFDDIAFRTEDFTDEQGLRRSCHRCGATDSFLDEFTRDDGVRIYQCSDSDYCNQGIVAHILSAGEAAL, from the coding sequence ATGAACCCATATTACGAACTACCACAGGATGAAGCCGGATACAGCTTTGGTTTCCTGGATGAGTATGCCAAGCGGGAAGTCCGGCGAAATATCCTCAAAGCTATCTGCATACCAGGCTACCAGACCCCCTACGCCTCCCGCGAAATGCCGATGGGGCGAGGCTTCGGCACGGGTGGACTGCAACTGACCCTGAGCCTGATCGGCTGGGGAGACACCCTGAAGGTTATCGATCAGGGAGCGGATGATTCGGTGAACGCAGTCAATTTACGTCATTTTATTGAATTGACCTGCCCCGGAGTGGACACAACGGAACAGACCCGGGAGGCGACGCTCATCCAATCACGTCATCGCGTCCCCGAAAGACAATTGACGAACGCCCAGGTTCTGGTTTTGCAGGTTCCTTATCCGGACCCTCTGGTTGTCGTTGAGCCTTCGGAAGCCCGGCGCAAAATCATGCACGGCGAGGGGGATTATTCACGGCTGCTGACCAAGCTGTACGAAGACATCGTCCGTTTCGATGAAATCACCATCTCGCACCGTTATCCGACGCGCATCAACGGGCATTACGTGCTGGACCCCAGCCCCATTCCACGTTTCGACATACCCAAGCTCAACCAGTCGCCCGCGCTGATCCTGTTCGGAGCCGGGCGTGAAAAAAAAATCTATGCCGTGCCGCCCTACACCAACGCGGAGCCGTTGGCCTTCGACGATATCGCTTTCAGAACCGAGGATTTCACCGACGAGCAGGGGCTGCGGCGATCCTGCCACCGTTGCGGCGCGACGGATTCCTTTTTGGATGAATTCACCCGCGATGACGGCGTGCGAATCTATCAATGCTCCGACTCGGACTACTGCAATCAGGGAATCGTCGCACACATATTATCGGCAGGTGAGG